A part of Fusobacteriaceae bacterium genomic DNA contains:
- a CDS encoding type IV toxin-antitoxin system AbiEi family antitoxin gives MDPANNVRDWITSLPKKGRIAFDLQELKSHFLHMPQKTIDSVIYRLKKNNRLYSARQGFYVIIPDEYALRGFVPPIEYIDRLMNSLGRTYYVALLSAAAIYGSAHQQPQVLQVIADSNQLKSRIKNESSIRFFAKHNIPAKYIVEKAAGRDKICISTPEFTSLDLVLYEDRIGGLERVAEVLAELSETIDYSKADAEFWRSFPSPVIQR, from the coding sequence ATGGACCCGGCAAATAATGTCAGAGATTGGATTACCTCTCTTCCGAAAAAAGGAAGAATCGCTTTTGATCTTCAAGAATTGAAATCGCATTTTCTCCACATGCCACAAAAAACAATTGATTCCGTTATCTATCGTCTGAAAAAAAACAATCGTCTGTATTCCGCAAGGCAGGGATTTTATGTAATTATTCCCGATGAATACGCGCTGCGGGGGTTCGTTCCGCCGATTGAGTATATCGACCGTCTGATGAACAGTCTCGGTCGCACCTATTATGTTGCTTTGCTGAGCGCTGCGGCAATCTATGGTTCCGCTCACCAACAACCGCAGGTTTTGCAGGTGATTGCAGATTCCAATCAGCTTAAAAGCCGGATTAAAAACGAATCATCCATTCGATTTTTTGCGAAACATAATATTCCCGCAAAATATATCGTTGAAAAAGCTGCCGGTCGGGATAAAATATGTATCTCCACACCGGAGTTTACGTCTTTGGATTTGGTTCTCTACGAAGACAGAATCGGAGGATTGGAGCGGGTGGCTGAGGTCCTGGCGGAATTATCCGAAACGATTGATTATTCCAAAGCAGACGCGGAATTTTGGCGGAGTTTTCCATCACCGGTAATTCAGCG
- a CDS encoding GntR family transcriptional regulator has protein sequence MAADKSYETLINYIKDKIISHAFKIGDKLPPERDLAEQLNISRNSTREGLRILDRMGLIEVRHGSGNYITNNFSRSLVEIMSLMYSLDLINIRELMEFRYALELQSLSLAIQKATAKDIAELEHFATMLRNCESEKIKIIYDKKIHYGVAGIGKNAYILNNLTSFDNLMEFYVGYLRGKIFENPDNQDGLQKSHEDIVSSIGERDFIKGKDALDRHFAYIFKIL, from the coding sequence ATGGCGGCAGACAAATCCTATGAAACACTGATCAATTACATCAAAGACAAAATCATCAGCCACGCGTTCAAGATCGGGGATAAACTGCCCCCTGAACGGGACCTGGCCGAGCAGCTCAACATCAGCAGGAATTCCACGCGGGAAGGCCTGCGAATCCTGGACCGGATGGGTCTCATCGAAGTCCGGCACGGCTCGGGCAACTACATCACAAACAATTTTTCCCGCAGTCTCGTGGAAATCATGTCCCTGATGTATTCCCTGGACCTCATCAACATCCGGGAACTCATGGAATTCCGCTACGCGCTGGAGCTCCAGTCGCTGTCTCTGGCGATCCAGAAAGCCACGGCCAAAGATATCGCCGAATTGGAGCACTTCGCGACGATGCTCCGAAACTGCGAGAGCGAAAAGATCAAAATCATCTATGACAAGAAAATCCACTACGGCGTCGCCGGCATCGGCAAAAACGCCTATATCTTAAACAACTTGACGTCCTTCGACAACCTGATGGAGTTTTACGTGGGCTACCTGCGGGGGAAGATCTTCGAAAATCCCGACAATCAGGACGGCCTGCAGAAATCCCACGAAGACATCGTAAGTTCCATCGGGGAGCGGGACTTCATCAAAGGGAAGGACGCCCTGGACAGGCATTTCGCGTATATTTTTAAGATTTTGTAA